A stretch of the Theileria equi strain WA chromosome 1, complete sequence genome encodes the following:
- a CDS encoding glycosyltransferase family 28 C-terminal domain containing protein (encoded by transcript BEWA_022700A) translates to MVHAQPPEGKTVVVTVGTTRFDGLIDVVDGVEFQSRLQSLGYTNIVYQIGRGRRIPAISILNLFVYDYLDNFCEFIEQAELIVSHSGAGTLLDVSEYRKPVIFVVNEDTSESHQKELTKVLGPNYFASLETLLDKLDDPIIAPKDVFTKLLSGDKLRGLISNLFDD, encoded by the coding sequence ATGGTCCATGCCCAGCCTCCGGAGGGGAAGACGGTTGTTGTTACTGTAGGAACAACGAGGTTTGATGGGTTGATTGACGTTGTTGATGGTGTGGAATTTCAGTCGAGATTGCAGAGTTTAGGGTATACGAACATTGTTTATCAAAttggaagaggaagaagaatccCTGCAATATCCATCTTGAATCTCTTTGTTTACGACTATTTGGACAACTTTTGTGAGTTTATAGAACAAGCGGAGCTGATCGTATCGCACAGCGGGGCCGGTACTCTGCTGGATGTTTCAGAGTATAGAAAGCCGGTTATATTCGTTGTAAACGAAGATACATCTGAAAGTCACCAGAAGGAGTTGACTAAAGTGCTAGGTCCGAACTATTTTGCTAGTTTGGAGACTCTTTTGGACAAGTTGGATGATCCTATAATAGCTCCCAAAGACGTGTTCACAAAGCTCTTGTCTGGCGACAAGTTGAGGGGCCTAATCAGCAACTTGTTTGATGAttaa
- a CDS encoding hypothetical protein (encoded by transcript BEWA_022710A) — MDEIRATLAQLMGKFEEPEDVEETKSFLDSDVCRMFLTGICPHDLFENTKHYLGECKRLHSERLREKYMNERKSRYFGFEVDTLRTIQPMIDDCDKRISKGKARAEDDGGRKPTIDPLVLNEAKRIDDQIQAKMTLADELGMNGDVEQSFKIVEEVELLKKTKLEMLEKAGEASYQQRLKPCDICGALLSATDSDRRLTEHYSGKIHIGFQKLRDMAKTLTAYINENRPQRTSARTEATSDPKEKEEVASAPANETRHHSNKDRRSRSYNRHDRRHDHSRNRKSCRRRSRSRSRTPPRHRDRDRDRSRSRDRSRDRSRNRDRRHR; from the exons ATGGATGAAATTAGAGCTACTTTGGCCCAGTTGATGGGCAAGTTTGAGGAGCCCGAGGATGTGGAAGAAACCAAGTCCTTCCTTGACTCGGACGTTTGCAGGATGTTTCTCACTGGCATCTGCCCTCACGACTTATTTGAGAATACG AAGCATTACCTGGGCGAGTGCAAAAGGCTCCATTCCGAGCGTCTGAGGGAAAA GTACATGAATGAACGCAAGAGTCGCTACTTTGGTTTTGAAGTCGACACTCTACGCACGATTCAGCCCATGATTGACGACTGTGATAAGAGAATCAGCAAGGGGAAGGCCAGG GctgaagatgatggagGAAGGAAGCCGACCATAGATCCGCTGGTGCTGAATGAAGCCAAGAGAATCGATGACCAGATCCAGGCCAAAATGACGCTTGCGGATGAACTTGGCATGAATGGAGATGTTGAACAGTCGTTTAAAATCGTTGAGGAGGTGGAGCTGCTtaaaaagacaaagttggAGATGTTGGAAAAGGCTGGTGAGGCCTCCTACCAGCAGAGACTCAAGCCCTGTGATATCTGCGGAGCGCTCCTATCTG CTACGGATAGCGACCGCAGGTTGACAGAACATTATAGTGGCAAAATCCATATTGGATTTCAAAAGTTGCGCGATATGGCAAAGACCCTTACAGCCTACATAAATGAGAATAGACCTCAGAG GACAAGCGCCAGGACAGAGGCCACAAGCGATCCAAAGGAGAAGGAAGAGGTTGCATCTGCACCTGCAAATGAAACTCGTCATCATTCGAATAAAGATCGCAGGAGTCGTTCGTATAATAGACACGACAGACGTCATGATCACAGTCGCAATAGAAAGAGTTGTAGGCGCAGAAGTAGAAGTAGGTCGAGGACTCCGCCTAGACACAGGGATAGAGATAGAGACAGATCGAGATCCCGTGATAGGTCAAGAGATCGCTCTAGGAACAGAGATAGACGTCATAGGTAA
- a CDS encoding DEAD/DEAH box helicase domain containing protein (encoded by transcript BEWA_022720A), with amino-acid sequence MDDLLSMFDAFESANKGTTDVGDYTKGSFSPYVGSGGLDNMGMASSVKLEELEGSNNCTHHRLYPSDYQNEWTKITQMAKEYPFTLDDFQKRSIECLENNESVLVCAHTSAGKTVVAEYAIAMALRDKHRIIYTSPIKALSNQKYRNLSDEFNDVGLMTGDVTLNPNASVMVMTTEILRSMLYRGSEVVQEMNCVIFDEVHYMRDQERGVVWEETIILIPPSVNLVFLSATIPNSLEFAEWVCRIKNSPCNVISTDYRPTPLQHYVFSPGRSGVYLVLDEKRNFKETTFMEAVCQAGPSDDHKKKRSRNAKDIESLIAMCHEKRFTPVIVFAFSKTDCEKNAISVSHMDMTDDAEKALIDEIYRNAMATLSDEDRNLPQALFMLPLLKKGIGIHHGGLLPIIKEIIEIIFQEGLLKVLFSTETFSMGVNMPARTVVFTKLKKWDGRNVRLITSGEYIQMAGRAGRRGLDDRGLVIIMLEDTIKPEEAKKIFLGRADNMDSTFHLGYNMLLNLMRIEDTTPEFMIERSFLQFQVESRARTLEAARKKLIISIQDAKNKIDQNIFPELAAFHLSKRELSKLKDTVSDIITSDPKLLNFLNFGRLVKLVDNDVNWDWGICFASAKLKSKQSKGEKMYVIDCLVLCDRTSVKDGKGIPLPTKDINEGVFTVVPFAVKCVKEISQIRMTIKSDFRVNSEVCQAEMRSKYRQLRDYMSTLVKIPLLDPIEHIKLDSPILDGLLKDIKEKEKIVNSSPLTGRKDFLHILSQYEEYVRLQTEERDLEAEIQKSHQIVMKDELRRMKGVLRALNYVDENGIVTIKGRIACEINATDELVVAELFLRNFFENMQPEYICAALSCLVIDERKDENLPTDLKLLEGFTKIQQVAGDIANVMCDNEMDVNPGAFVGKFKPSLMTVVWRWAKGDTFTDILSESAVFEGSVIRCIRRLEELLRQLACASRNIGNLSMEQVFITCINKLKKGIAFTSSLYL; translated from the exons ATGGACGACCTCCTTTCTATGTTTGACGCCTTTGAAAGCGCAAACAAAG GCACAACTGACGTAGGCGACTATACCAAGGGCTCGTTTTCTCCTTATGTTGGCTCTGGTGGCTTGGATAATATGGGTATGGCGTCCAGTGTTAAGCTAGAGGAACTGGAAGGAAGCAATAACTGTACCCATCATCGCTTATACCCGTCGGATTACCAAAATGAATGGACAAAGATCACACAAATGGCAAAGGAGTATCCATTTACACTTGATGACTTCCAGAAACGCTCGATAGAGTGTCTGGAGAACAATGAGAGTGTTCTTGTTTGTGCACATACTTCGGCAGGAAAGACTGTCGTTGCGGAATATGCCATTGCAATGGCCCTGAGAGATAAACATAGGATCATTTACACGAGTCCCATAAAGGCGCTGTCTAATCAGAAATATAGGAACCTAAGTGATGAATTTAACGATGTAGGTCTGATGACTGGTGATGTTACATTGAATCCAAACGCCTCTGTAATGGTCATGACCACTGAAATTCTCAGAAGCATGCTTTATAGAGGAAGTGAAGTCGTGCAGGAGATGAACTGCGTGATATTTGATGAAGTGCATTACATGCGTGATCAAGAAAGAGGTGTGGTATGGGAAGAGACCATTATCTTGATTCCTCCCTCTGTAAATTTGGTGTTTTTGAGTGCCACTATCCCAAACTCGTTGGAGTTTGCGGAATGGGTTTGTAGAATAAAGAATTCACCATGCAATGTGATTAGTACTGACTATAGACCTACTCCCTTGCAACATTATGTATTTAGCCCCGGACGCTCCGGAGTATATTTGGTGCTTGATGAAAAGAGAAACTTTAAAGAGACCACATTCATGGAGGCTGTGTGCCAAGCTGGTCCATCTGATGACCacaaaaagaagaggagtaGGAATGCAAAGGACATTGAGAGTTTAATTGCAATGTGCCACGAGAAACGTTTTACTCCAGTTATCGtttttgccttttccaAGACAGACTGTGAGAAGAATGCGATTTCTGTAAGTCACATGGATATGACAGATGATGCTGAAAAGGCTCTAATCGACgaaatttacagaaatgCCATGGCAACATTGAGTGATGAAGACAGAAACCTGCCTCAGGCTCTCTTTATGCTTCCCCTCCTCAAAAAAGGTATTGGTATCCATCACGGTGGTCTACTTCCAATTATAAAGGAGATTATTGAAATTATCTTCCAAGAGGGTCTCTTGAAGGTTCTATTCAGTACAGAAACCTTTTCAATGGGTGTTAACATGCCAGCAAGAACAGTCGTTTTTACCAAACTAAAAAAGTGGGATGGTAGGAATGTTAGATTAATTACCTCTGGAGAATATATTCAAATGGCTGGAAGAGctggaagaagaggtcTGGATGATAGGGGACTTGTTATTATCATGTTGGAGGACACAATAAAACCTGAAGAGGCTAAAAAGATATTTTTAGGACGTGCAGATAATATGGATAGTACATTTCATCTAGGTTACAACATGTTGCTCAATCTAATGAGAATTGAAGATACAACTCCGGAATTTATGATAGAGAGATCATTTCTACAGTTTCAGGTAGAATCCAGAGCGAGAACCCTGGAAGCTGCAAGAAAGAAGCTCATAATTTCAATACAAGATGCAAAGAATAAGATTGATCAGAATATTTTCCCAGAACTTGCTGCATTCCACCTGAGCAAGAGGGAACTCTCCAAGCTTAAGGATACAGTTTCAGACATTATCACCAGTGATCCAAAGCTCTTGAACTTTTTGAATTTTGGAAGACTTGTAAAATTGGTCGATAATGATGTAAACTGGGATTGGGGCATCTGTTTTGCATCTGCAAAGCTCAAGTCTAAGCAGTCCAAG GGTGAAAAGATGTATGTAATTGACTGCCTAGTCTTGTGTGATAGGACCAGTGTAAAGGACGGAAAGGGTATCCCTTTGCCCACAAAGGACATAAATGAGGGTGTTTTCACGGTGGTACCATTTGCAGTAAAGTGCGTAAAGGAAATTAGCCAGATACGCATGACAATAAAATCAGACTTTAGAGTAAATTCTGAAGTCTGCCAGGCAGAAATGAGGTCAAAGTATCGCCAGTTGAGGGACTATATGTCAACCCTAGTCAAGATACCGTTATTGGATCCAATTGAGCACATAAAGTTAGATTCTCCCATACTTGACGGTCTACTAAA GGATataaaagaaaaggaaaagatcGTAAACAGTTCTCCGCTTACAGGAAGAAAGGActttttacacattttatcGCAATACGAGGAATACGTAAGGTTGCAAACCGAGGAACGTGATCTTGAAGCAGAAATTCAAAAATCGCATCAAATCGTAATGAAAGATGAACTGAGACGTATGAAGGGTGTGCTGAGAGCTTTAAACTACGTGGACGAAAATGGAATCGTCACTATAAAGGGGAGAATTGCCTGTGAAATCAACGCAACGGATGAGCTTGTGGTTGCTGAATTATTCCTCCGAAACTTTTTCGAGAATATGCAACCAGAATACATTTGTGCCGCTCTCAGTTGTTTGGTCATTGATGAGAGAAAGGACGAGAATCTTCCAACCGACCTCAAACTGTTGGAAGGATTCACAAAGATCCAG CAAGTGGCTGGTGACATTGCCAACGTCATGTGCGACAACGAAATGGATGTTAATCCAGGTGCCTTTGTCGGCAAGTTCAAACCATCCCTAATGACGGTTGTCTGGAGGTGGGCCAAAGGGGACACGTTTACTGATATTCTCTCGGAATCTGCAGTTTTTGAAGGCTCTGTCATCAGATGTATTAG GCGTTTGGAAGAACTTCTTCGTCAGCTGGCCTGTGCCTCTAGGAATATTGGCAACTTGTCGATGGAGCAGGTTTTCATCACCTGTATCAACAAACTCAAAAAGGGTATTGCCTTCACATCTTCATTGTACCTTTAG
- a CDS encoding hypothetical protein (encoded by transcript BEWA_022730A): MTNSLPTVTIDIQRSPSNGEGPDTYGNSPNQVSLRREESPPGSGFWKFKHQSHGGQAFHVKEVVSGATPVSDLNQSENIEHLAVWYYSGDSYMDKPLLIEIGKKDGKYEYHETKGTGWTSFGGSSQSQLKGEDLERKLEYLNCQYHKLVTVNLSHDNSQTHFNDRTKYCCDKDHKDGYKVTVTSGKVGKGTSDSQEIPYFKHEVDPGISVAGIYYTVGGERKRIKIPNLENSGNGSVKFYTFYSNNGSKEPRLIYVDCSSGKGNVTGWYEPNPTGGDNQPWEKLQGVLQGKHPSDIKAGKDENYSQYIEALNCKIYGQCTEPTESSSPVPGPAGLPGTTTSSITSVSSAVVQPGAPADQTSEEPALEETPKPEKLFGFIPASMAGYVFPSVFGGSGAVGLAGYKLLKNSRDPWVRQI; this comes from the coding sequence ATGACTAACTCTCTGCCTACTGTTACCATTGATATACAGAGGAGTCCTAGTAATGGAGAAGGACCTGATACGTACGGTAATTCCCCTAACCAAGTTAGTCTTAGGAGGGAAGAAAGTCCTCCTGGCTCAGGCTTTTGGAAGTTCAAACATCAGTCACATGGTGGACAAGCTTTCCATGTTAAGGAAGTTGTGTCTGGAGCTACTCCAGTTTCAGACTTAAATCAGAGTGAAAATATTGAGCATCTAGCAGTATGGTATTATTCCGGTGACAGTTATATGGATAAACCTCTCCTCATAGAAATTgggaagaaggatggaaaatatgaatatCATGAAACTAAGGGTACCGGCTGGACTTCATTTGGTGGAAGTTCTCAATCTCAACTCAAAGGTGAGGACCTTGAACGGAAACTGGAATATCTTAACTGCCAATATCACAAATTGGTGACCGTTAATCTATCACATGATAATTCTCAGACTCATTTTAATGACAGAACAAAGTATTGTTGTGATAAAGACCATAAAGATGGATATAAGGTCACTGTTACCAGCGGGAAAGTTGGTAAAGGTACTTCTGACTCCCAAGAGATTCCATATTTCAAACATGAGGTTGATCCAGGAATATCAGTTGCTGGTATCTACTATACCGTTGGAGGTGAaaggaagaggataaagatTCCTAACCTCGAAAATTCTGGAAACGGTTCAGTAAAGTTCTACACCTTTTATTCCAACAATGGTAGCAAGGAACCAAGACTTATATATGTGGACTGTAGTAGTGGAAAAGGTAATGTTACTGGATGGTATGAACCAAATCCTACTGGTGGTGACAATCAACCATGGGAAAAACTCCAAGGTGTGCTTCAGGGTAAACATCCAAGTGATATCAAAGCTGGTAAGGACGAAAACTATAGCCAATATATAGAGGCACTAAATTGTAAAATCTATGGACAATGTACTGAACCTACTgaatcctcatctccaGTACCAGGTCCTGCTGGACTTCCTGGTACTACAACCTCTTCCATTACTTCTGTCTCATCTGCTGTTGTTCAACCTGGAGCTCCTGCTGATCAAACTTCTGAAGAACCTGCTCTTGAAGAAACTCCTAAACCTGAAAAACTTTTTGGTTTTATTCCCGCTAGTATGGCTGGATATGTTTTCCCTTCCGTTTTTGGTGGAAGTGGCGCAGTTGGTCTGGCAGGTTATAAGCTCCTTAAGAATTCTagagacccttgggttagacagatttaa
- a CDS encoding signal peptide-containing protein (encoded by transcript BEWA_022740A), producing MNAIVALISAVSVFAVSALHLDFGAADLALHGGLVKGVHHGAKVLHFVPNGEFDGLKCGAHFAWTAPAAVKEVLAFSHCKEGGLVLFHVSFANGAEAFFHVVGSVAVPVDHHVWFGKLAKGVCKHAPALAGLPHHAVLADLAHVLA from the coding sequence ATGAACGCTATTGTTGCTTTGATCTCTGCTGTCAGCGTCTTCGCTGTCTCTGCTCTTCACCTTGACTTTGGTGCTGCCGATCTGGCTCTCCACGGCGGTCTCGTCAAGGGTGTTCATCATGGCGCCAAGGTTCTTCACTTTGTTCCTAATGGTGAATTCGATGGTCTCAAGTGCGGTGCTCACTTTGCCTGGACTGCTCCAGCTGCTGTCAAGGAAGTCTTGGCCTTCTCTCACTGCAAGGAAGGTGGTCTTGTTTTGTTCCACGTTTCCTTCGCCAATGGCGCTGAGGCCTTCTTCCATGTCGTTGGCAGTGTTGCTGTTCCAGTTGATCACCATGTCTGGTTCGGAAAGCTCGCCAAGGGTGTCTGCAAGCATGCTCCAGCTCTTGCTGGCTTGCCACACCATGCTGTTTTGGCTGACTTGGCTCATGTCTTGGCCTAA